The DNA region tccagggcccagtttcatgaacatttctaaACTTTAAGAAATTCTTCAACTTAAAATTCTCTCCAGGAAAGCATTACAGGCCCCAGGATCATAAAACACTCTTCGATTGAAGTATTTGCCAAGCCAATCAAAAATCATGTAATTTTTTGTAACGTCAGCTCActcatctgtgattggctaagtctaaacttaagactGTTTCATAATCTTAGAGCCagaagttaaagatgctccaccgctgacaaatggtattttttcactatcaaaaacaggagcagacgatttagtatttttcttctgttacaaaagttacttagtttacaccattaccaccattgaaaaatatgagcttctaattttacttaaagttgaaaatatgaaaaataattaattgcatccccaaaaaattccgtggcactatatcctatatgaaatgaagtactgaatgcACATGCACCAGaggcaaactaaattatttcatattattttttgtgttaattagacatatatacacgatttaacaccaattattgttcaaatgatgaatatcatttatgctctgttggcggtggagcatctttaagaaaagcTCCTCACTAAGATTTAAGGAAAGTTCTTTGATTTTAACGGAATGTTGATAAAACTCTGCCTACATTTGTACAAAATCTGCTATACTCACATGACCATATTGCCACATTCTCCACAGTGCATGCTCTGTTGCTGTGGACTCTGAGGAACAAACGACGAAGCATCTGGAGCTCGAACTGACTTGAAACCACTAGGCTGGTTATCGTCTGAGCGATGTAAGAAAAGATATTAAAATctacatgatatatatacaataaccGATAGAAAACCGTGTTGCCAGGCAGCCAGAACATCATTGATTAGAGATTTCACTCCATAtcatcaagaaaaaaaataaaatcagataATTTCTCTACATTATGTAAGGCATTATTGGCTCAGTATAGACTTTTGGAGTTTGGTTGAAtcaccgtatttgacccaataggcgaactgaaaacaaaaatatcaataaggGGATGCTTAATAGAACCAACTTTGGACTAGCCTTTTTATAAGTTTCATGCAtcaagtaagccataaatcagtTTGcaataagaaatcaaataaagaaatttaaggttttcatattttcaatctgcatttaattcaaGGTCATTGAAATTGATGCTTCAATAAGGGGAAGGTGGGCTTATCGTGTCAAATACCGTATTGATCAGAGTAACAAGAGATATAAGACAACTAATCATTTGCCCCTGACAGTCTTTACTGACAAGAGAGCgctgaaaattttgaaaaggggttatctcccctacctCACTCCTACAAATGTATGAGAAGGGATATGATAACTTAGGTAAATtgatataccgtattcgacccaataagcgcccatgtccctataagcgcccctcccccctttttcgaggcctcaatttcaattggccagacataaataaggaccaaaactacataaaacggtataaatttgcaataattttgacttattagcaccttttcatttttatccattttttaagtgccctgggtgcttattgggtcgaatacattATTCATGTACAGAACCTAAAAGTGATAGCACATTTTAAATAAGTCCATTATAATGAATATTAGATACCAATGCATTCGTGTGCCTTGCTCagagaatgaaaaaaaaaatatcaaaattatcaaaaaataaattgtttcatACAGGTTAGTGAAACACTGTGTCACTCGTTTAAGGGTAAAAGTCCAAAACAACATTTCAAAACTCTTTTTAGCAGAACAATTAACAAAACTCAATTAGTGAAACGACATCCAAGAATAACACCATGTTAGTGTAAAATCAGCAAAGGTTACTTGAAATCTGGGACCTGATGAAATGTCAATTTTATCAAGAATGATCACTAGGTAACTAATTTGACAATTATTCCGTCttcgcatattacagagttagctctcttgcgggtagatattgattgttacgtcatcattttgtgaacgactcatgtcattttctctgaaaagtatgacattaggcaggcaaacacatgatgtcacaatcaacaCCTACCCACAAgagagctaactctgtaatatgcaaagacggaataatttAGAAGAATGAACAATGGtcattttaataaacaaacattCAGGTTTGTTATTGAAGCCAGatcaaaacttttaaatatcaaaatcaaagacatTTTGATTGACCAGAAAAAGTtattaaaatttaatcaaaattggCCTCAAATTACTTTGAAAATGCATTTATCATTCGCTCATACATTTTTAGTATCACTTTTCTTTATCTTGACAATGACCAGAGAAACAAACATATTGTAAATGTGGATATTTTCGCTATTTGCATATGTAAAAATTTCAATATATCCACAATGTTATTATGATTTCcaatattttattatagtaATAGATACGCCTGTTATTTTTTggcaaaataattttataaatacaacATTCATTACAAGTGGATACTATTGTTGTGCTGAAATGTTCTTATATGTATTTCATATAATTAGCATTAATTGCCCCCTTTCGCTAATATCCACTTATGCAGAACGTAGGACCCAAGAGGCCTATTGGTTTAAGATTAAGTACTTGTTTAACCTTAAAGGATAAAGAAGTTCATTTTGACAACCATTTTCTCATGCTAATGGGTGAAAAGAAAACTTCTGAATCACTTGACCTTTTCAAGGTCAGTTAAGGTTATTCAAGGTCATTCTTCAGCACAATTTTAGTGACCCAAAAAGGGCATAAATTGTCAGTAGAAACGGTGTTAATGAACAAACATACTCTGACTGGTGTTAGTAGGGTGTTCAGATGGAAGGTGTTCAGGCGGGAGGTCAGGCGAGGTGACAGGTGAAAGGTCAGGCGGGAGGTCAGGGGTCACATCGTCATGCCCTTCCTTTATGCTATCCTCGTCACCTTGGGAGTCCAGTCTTTGGTATGTTCCTGTCATACGGGTGCCAACAGGTGCGTCATCTACATCAAGACTAAAACAGAATGGCGCAGCATAATGTTTAACTGTtcttaatatcattatttttagtGTGAAAACATTAAAGATACATTCATTATTCAAAATTGCTTGGTTGTTCACACCTTGACATTTTTTAGTCTGTAACTACGGTTTTGACAAATGTTTTGATAAAGATTTCCTTGTATTTTTAGTACAGGCAAGGTGATcttgaatggaggtcaaggtcattcatttgaacgaaCTTTGGAGAACTTCATCTCAGCATGATACAGGAAGACATGcgcaatatcaggtctctagtcCTCTTTGTTATTGACAAGGAGTCATCAAAAAAATTtgacctatttgacccctgtaacgtTGAAAGAAAATtgaggtcattcatttgaacaaatttagtAGCCattttcatcccagcatgctacaggctctAAAtcagtctctaggcctcttagttattgacaaagCACGTTGCTTATAAGCCATTCCGATCATTCGACCTAATAGGCAAATTATAAACAGTTTATACATTTCATTCAATGTTCATGTATATTTCCTTTGAGCCTGATTGCAAAGTTTTAATCTGTTAAATTCAAATATCTTACTTTGAATTGATTTTACCAACGGATATAACAGGCTACACCAAatgttatgatatataatttctatttttttaaaaatacagaTATTCAATAATCTCTTTTAATACGTTTGCTCATAACGAACAGGGGAAAGTAACATACTTTTCCATCTCCTTCTGTATGCCAGCCGTCTGCATCTTGTAAGTGTTTGCCAGATTGTCAGCAGAGTACAGACCGATGGGGGTGTTGAACTGACAGTGGACAACATTGGGGACAGGTTTCTTTGGAGACTGTGGGGCCTGAGTGAAGGATTTAGGGGTTCTGTTGTAGCCACTGCCTATGTGTAGAGGATCCtttaacacaaaatagtaaagcATCCTAAATCACAAAATAGTAGAGGATCcttaaacacaaaatagtaaaggATCCTAAAACATAAAACAGTAGAGGATcctaaaacacaaaatagtaaaggatcctaaaacacaaaatagtagAGGATcctaaaacacaaaatagtaaaggatcctaaaacacaaaatagtaaaggATCCTAAAACATAAAACAGTAGATCTTAAAACACGAAATAGTAGAGCATCcttaaacacaaaatagtactatttattatattgtaGTGTCATCTAATCTAAATGATGATGATTTCTTTCCTTCAAACATTTAAGGGTGTATGCCAGGGTGATGCTAACTATCCTTCACTTTTCAACAGTTTAAAGGAAGGAAATAATTTTGttctcataaaaaaaaaaaaaatctaaaaaaattaaaaaattaagtGATAAAACTTGCAGCATATCATGTAGGAATAATATGCAGTGCAATATTCTTGTGTCATTTAACCCATTACCAAATGTCAGAGGTCGATCAAATGAATGatcaaggtttttttttcaaatttacaaGGGAGTGAGACAGGGTGATGCAACTTTCCCTAACTATTCAAAGGTTAAAAGGAAAGAATAATTTTGTTCACAAAACAAGTGTCCAATATTAATCTATATATCACTTCAGTTTGATAAAAGAAAACTTTTATCAACTTACTGGCTGGTGTGAGCGTGCCAGGGATGTTTTTTGAACTGCCTGGACTTCATCTCCTGTCGACGTTTTGATGGTCCGGAGTTCCTGTGGCCGGAGCTGGGACATTGGTGTTACTTTTGGAGCCCATACTGATACAGCTCCTCTGTGTAAAGGAACACGAAAATAAAGTTTActgtataaataaaagaaaagggtCCAGTGGGCCTGTATCGCTCCCCTGGATTTTAGGAGTCGAGAATAGGTTACAGTTCAATTTAGACAAACAATAGTGTACACAGATCGTTTTTAGAGGTcttaggggtctagataaaaaatcgTTAAAATTTGTATTCTATATTGTaacaaatatctaaaaaaaaaaaaacactttatgGACGCTCTGGTGGGTTCAAATTGAACTACCTTATTCTTAGACCTCTGGGTATATTATTATAGATATGGCAAAATACTAAATTCCAAAGATGAAAACCAATTCTTTTCATAAACAATTTCTCTTAAAAGTATTCCGTTCATCATGCCAAAAAGGCACAACAATTTCAGAATAAACATTTAGCCCTCTTCATTCAATACGTACCGTGATTTAGAttaatttagattatttttatttcccctgatgggccccacccctccctgACCAAAAGGGGTCACTACTCTTAGATGTTTCTGAATAAATCTGAAATTCATCCAGAATGTAATTgacttcccctattgggccccgcccctccgtTTTGGCTGATTTTATTATATCCGtggtgtcttcttgtgatatcaaattgtattaccgattttatagtgctatctcactgaagcgtACTGCAGAAGACACCCAGCAACACACACAATGACGACGGCGAACCaatgtaatattaaaattatatagacgtgttttttattgttttgaaacaaCAGGTTCAGTAATGGGTCAAAAgttatttctgaaaaaatagAGCTAGTTGAGAATAGCTTGCCTCTGGACTTGCACCAAGACTTCAACCTGATCATTTCCAACGCCGACGCCAAGGTGATTCCATAAGCCCCTCTCTCTTGAGAGGCGAGCTAAAAACCTGAAAATTTGGTACGTTTTCCGACAGACTAAAGGTAGAGCAATGACCTTTAGACATTAGATTATACAATAATATGCATCTCATACGCCTGTAAATGAAATTAAGATTCGGATGCTGACCTTTGAACTGTCATATAAATATCGTTGGCTGATCGGATGATGTGAGACTTGGCGTCATCGTGTGTGAGAGTGTCAGTATTTACATCGTTGATGTAGATTACACCATCTCCAGCTCGCAGACCACTTCTCTCGGCCACACTCCCCGGCGTCACCTATCAAACCAAAGTAAACATTTATGGGGTTTAAGTTCCTTAGCGGATAAACAGTAATTAAGTTAATTGCATCTTTGGTTAAATTAATACCAACCCTTGATTGCCATAGCCTGGCGGAAGTGTGCCCGTCAGTCCGTCACCGCCCTGTCCCCGAGGCCGTTTCAAGGTAGACGGTCATAATATTATACATGCAGAACATAGAGGACTTAGCTAGATTATCAGTAAACGATTATACATATTATCAAAGTTGTTGATCATAAAGAAAGCATTTCTTATCAATCATGGCCATATATCAAGAGTGTCCAAAGtatataaaagttgtagtttctgcttctgcttatcgctcagcatacagggagtgggacgactgattcgcccgttgtagtataatgtgaccgggtggggtgtgttgcttgctgtcttcggcggcattctccagtgatatagcattataaaaagggcaacagttccactatacaagaagacacaacatgaacataccgcagtctcccaaaactcgcaccttgcacaacatacacgcaacacaccacatacacgagaggccgtccttacatgaccatagctgttaataggacgttaatgaatcaaacaatcAAAAAAGTGTCCCTCTGGTAATGAATGCTAGCAGTTATTatagaatatttacattttcactgaaGGTTCCATTATGTAACCTTATACCAAgtgcagttggcagtcatataggcTATGAACTGCAACGCTTGTCATGAAATCATtataattgtgacgtcacaattgtcgtgccagctttcatggaaaacggctgttcaaatggctgttccatcttcgACGATAACgaataaacaatttattatagATGTAAAATCCCATGGCATTTCAACATTgttaccaaatgtaaatataagcattgaccTTTTTTTctgttggcattcatattggctataaatgccaactgaaagacgttcaatgctttaTGTCCATGTTGGGATGAAACTTGGACGAAATAATTGCATCGCAGCTGCAGAGTCCGGATCACTGTTCTAATATTACACGTTTTCGTAttgtaatgttttgttgtttttatccctTTCAGGTGGGGAGAAATGGATGGTTGCTATTCGTATGTAGACAAATACCTGACAGAATACTAGAATGATGATTATTTCGCACGGAACAACATATCTGGGCAAAGAACCAAATTGATTATGTCGTAGAAACTACGTATGTTCATGTGTGCAGTAACTTGTGTACCGGTACAATACACAAAGTTACGTATCTGGGATACTTAACTACATTTTAAACATAGACTTAACAAACTGAACAGAGATAAATAATCTGTCCATGCATGTCTTGTCCATTGTTTAAACACGAAGCAAGGAAGAAGCAAATTAACAATAGCTATCTTTGTTAGGGACTATTTAAAGTTGCAAATTATTATGGAACCAAAACATTTCGGGAAAAAACCCCTGGAAATACCGCTATTTCGTATATCGTACGAGAACCAGATTCCTGGTTAGATATTTTAAAACTGACATTTTTCTGGGGACcaaacaacataacataatcCTCTGAGGACAACAAACGCCACTTCGTATAGTTTGTAATGTTATACACacattacagatatatattgtatagggTGTAACAGAGTCAAAACCGCGAaaaccactccgttaaatagagaatctgacaacatcccataaggggtcatgttcggatgacctctATATCACGAGTACTTCAGAATGCATTTCGACATCTTGCTACATCAATTtaaaacgccatttcgtcccactATACATATAATTAGTTTTGTTGTGTTCtgtgggcgagatgactacgtacacgaaaatattTCAAGATTCTGCAGGCAGCAATTTAATTGGCCaattccaaaggtcacctggacatgacccctaataggatgttgtcagatcctttatcaAGCgtacgtagtgataataaggatctatGTATATCGCGAAATGATATCCGCGAGAAATTCTCGAGCTTACGAGATTACGACGTCACGGAAAATAAGAAAAGGGGCATTACGAGAgcttcgagatcccaaaacgacatatgtaaagtacgatttaccgtcgattagtcccatcTTCCGGATCGACGAAGCATTTGGACGGAGAATTACAGTAGAACCCATACAGTTTttccagaaacatatatttgtatatatgtaaaagttTCTGGTTTCtgtttgtatgtatattttccAAAGTGATGAGAGTTCATCATTATAACGCTCGGAGATATTATGTAGGTGGTTTTACGATGCCGATGCGCGCGGTATTCGCGCTGACAACGTTAGCTGTAAAAGTCGTTTAGGATGTTTTTCAATTCCGTGCATCGTACATAGAACAACCGTATACTATAGTGTAAACCtctcatatctatatatacagtaacgAGCACACACTTAGTTATCTCCAGGACGGAGAAAAGGCTCTAAAATGATCCGCGTTTATATCAAGAGAAGAGAAGAACTATCGTATAGTTCCACATTAATAAATCCATCTGGCTTGTAAAATGTTAAAAGCAGACCTTGGCAGCCAACGAACATGTTACTGCCAATGTATGTTAGCACTCTGTTATAATTATGTTCCACATTTATCAACGGGTTTTACAGAAATGTACAGTTCTACAGAAAACAATAAAGATAGAAACTGCTTCTGCAGTGTTCTATTTCAAGAGTTTCGTGTGTTATCATGTCACGTTTTTCCTTGCTTTATGCCTTAATTCCCCATCTCATTTTTTTCTACAAGCGAAGATATTTTTATAAACCtgtaataatattgatatcTTGAGAAATACAATCTGGTGAGAATAGCACCTACTTTAAAACCCTCACACTGATTGAGTTgaataataaaacacatttataacgaACTCGCCTATATCGAATTCGTGGTATATTGTAGTCATTTTGATTCCCTGTCAACGTTCCTATAAGATTTGTAATGTAATTGTTTATGACGAACTATGCTTATATCGAAGTGAGTTCGTTGGCCACATGCTTTACTGTATAACAGCATATCGAAAGGAAAGTCTTATCTAGTAGAGAAAAAACACAGACCGACACACGAGTATCTGACATTAGATAACTTCTACAACGTCCAGTACAATTATTACGATTTCATCGTTATAATGTAGTAACTTGTATTCCGCGTCATGATGCCTATACGATATGTATAAGTGTATAtaacgaactatgcttataaaGAAGTGAATTTGCTGGTCCTAAGCTATTGTTTCAACAGTGTATTAAgtaccacaggagcttgacatTCTgccaataatatatatatattgtatacataggggaatttataatcatattattgacagaacatcAAGCCGCAACTGTGACTATACGTATCTCTTGTCGACGACgggatattttatataataatattctCGTGTAGTGATGTGATAAAGATTTGCTTCACATAATTGTCCCTTTTAATCTACTTACGTAACAAATTGTGGTCACATGCTGTggaaatgtgtacatgtactttgatgCTATTTCTAAATGTCTGACGGAGTAATACGCATGATGAATCtgaatgtatgatatatatttaataagaCACTACAGAATGTACATAGCGTACATCTTTATCCATAGATCTGTATCAGCAAGCAGTATACCGCGCCGACATGACGCACTCCGATTTATGAGTTTTCTAATTACGGTAACTAGAAATGATGCgtatcaaatatgatattgaCACACGGCAATCTGCTTGTATCATCCATTCGGCTATTGTACTGACTAACTTGTCTGTTACTGGTAAAGAGTGACTAGGTACAAAGGAATGCAATTAAGACAAAGACTGAcgtaacatacatgtagctctcatTGTTAGGCTAATGTgaacatgtaaacaaacaaaaagtccACAATGTTTGTTGTAAAAGTCTTTCTGGTGTAAAAAGAACGGAtaggtgtggtttgtacatagttcAGTGTCATTCAACTGACGGAGTATGTTTCTTTTGGCTCATTGATTAGACTTTCACAGCAGAGATCCGGGTTAGATTCCTTGTCGGGCCACTC from Argopecten irradians isolate NY chromosome 5, Ai_NY, whole genome shotgun sequence includes:
- the LOC138323991 gene encoding PDZ and LIM domain protein 1-like isoform X1; the protein is MSNIPQPKMMTIRLVRPDSSVPWGFRLHGGRDFKIPLSLQSVTPGSVAERSGLRAGDGVIYINDVNTDTLTHDDAKSHIIRSANDIYMTVQRGAVSVWAPKVTPMSQLRPQELRTIKTSTGDEVQAVQKTSLARSHQPDPLHIGSGYNRTPKSFTQAPQSPKKPVPNVVHCQFNTPIGLYSADNLANTYKMQTAGIQKEMENLDVDDAPVGTRMTGTYQRLDSQGDEDSIKEGHDDVTPDLPPDLSPVTSPDLPPEHLPSEHPTNTSQNDNQPSGFKSVRAPDASSFVPQSPQQQSMHCGECGNMVMGVFVKVRGVPYHAQCFKCVKCGINLKQKGYFVIEDKLYCEIHAKQVAQPPDPNMKAVPVYR
- the LOC138323991 gene encoding PDZ and LIM domain protein 1-like isoform X5, which encodes MSNIPQPKMMTIRLVRPDSSVPWGFRLHGGRDFKIPLSLQSVTPGSVAERSGLRAGDGVIYINDVNTDTLTHDDAKSHIIRSANDIYMTVQRGAVSVWAPKVTPMSQLRPQELRTIKTSTGDEVQAVQKTSLARSHQPDPLHIGSGYNRTPKSFTQAPQSPKKPVPNVVHCQFNTPIGLYSADNLANTYKMQTAGIQKEMENLDVDDAPVGTRMTGTYQRLDSQDDNQPSGFKSVRAPDASSFVPQSPQQQSMHCGECGNMVMGVFVKVRGVPYHAQCFKCVKCGINLKQKGYFVIEDKLYCEIHAKQVAQPPDPNMKAVPVYR
- the LOC138323991 gene encoding PDZ and LIM domain protein 1-like isoform X4; protein product: MAQPEMMTIRLVRPDTSVSWGFRLQGGSDFSTPLSLQTVTPGSVAERSGLRAGDGVIYINDVNTDTLTHDDAKSHIIRSANDIYMTVQRGAVSVWAPKVTPMSQLRPQELRTIKTSTGDEVQAVQKTSLARSHQPDPLHIGSGYNRTPKSFTQAPQSPKKPVPNVVHCQFNTPIGLYSADNLANTYKMQTAGIQKEMENLDVDDAPVGTRMTGTYQRLDSQGDEDSIKEGHDDVTPDLPPDLSPVTSPDLPPEHLPSEHPTNTSQNDNQPSGFKSVRAPDASSFVPQSPQQQSMHCGECGNMVMGVFVKVRGVPYHAQCFKCVKCGINLKQKGYFVIEDKLYCEIHAKQVAQPPDPNMKAVPVYR
- the LOC138323991 gene encoding PDZ and LIM domain protein 1-like isoform X6; its protein translation is MAQPEMMTIRLVRPDTSVSWGFRLQGGSDFSTPLSLQTVTPGSVAERSGLRAGDGVIYINDVNTDTLTHDDAKSHIIRSANDIYMTVQRGAVSVWAPKVTPMSQLRPQELRTIKTSTGDEVQAVQKTSLARSHQPDPLHIGSGYNRTPKSFTQAPQSPKKPVPNVVHCQFNTPIGLYSADNLANTYKMQTAGIQKEMENLDVDDAPVGTRMTGTYQRLDSQDDNQPSGFKSVRAPDASSFVPQSPQQQSMHCGECGNMVMGVFVKVRGVPYHAQCFKCVKCGINLKQKGYFVIEDKLYCEIHAKQVAQPPDPNMKAVPVYR